The Methyloferula stellata AR4 genome includes a window with the following:
- a CDS encoding STN domain-containing protein, which produces MSLATWLSPWSAQLKPGKAAKYFLKCYLPVTAVFCAFTAVTFAASHHGDGDGAELRWFNIPSQSLESALQTYGQTAGVQVLYESALAEGRRSVAVVGNLSPEDALRVLLSSTDLNVSYTRPEAITIARAPADDHLPPDRLLEGGDLALDTLRVHATADSEEEGRLHIYSEALRADIRAALAKNARTRSGTYRVGLKIWIDGTRSVQKTEIFQSTGDRDRDVAIAAALHGILLSQTAPANTPQPVRISVSVRALLQ; this is translated from the coding sequence ATGTCACTTGCAACATGGCTTTCGCCGTGGTCCGCTCAGCTGAAGCCTGGCAAGGCCGCCAAATATTTTCTTAAATGCTATTTGCCTGTAACTGCGGTTTTTTGCGCTTTCACCGCCGTTACCTTTGCTGCGTCTCATCATGGAGATGGCGACGGAGCCGAATTGAGATGGTTCAATATCCCGAGCCAGTCTCTGGAAAGCGCGCTTCAAACTTACGGTCAGACCGCTGGAGTACAAGTGCTTTACGAAAGTGCGCTTGCCGAAGGCCGGCGCTCCGTTGCAGTCGTGGGAAATCTTTCTCCGGAAGACGCCTTGCGCGTGCTTCTTTCGTCGACCGACCTCAACGTCTCCTATACGCGACCCGAAGCAATTACGATCGCGCGTGCGCCCGCCGATGATCACCTTCCGCCGGATCGTCTGCTCGAAGGTGGTGATCTGGCTCTCGACACGCTTCGGGTGCACGCCACGGCAGATTCTGAGGAGGAGGGCCGTTTACACATCTATAGTGAGGCGCTTCGCGCCGACATTCGAGCGGCACTAGCCAAGAACGCGCGCACACGATCCGGAACTTACCGCGTAGGCCTCAAAATTTGGATCGATGGAACTCGGTCTGTTCAAAAGACGGAGATTTTTCAATCAACCGGCGATAGGGACCGGGATGTGGCGATCGCCGCGGCGCTTCATGGCATCTTGCTCAGCCAGACGGCGCCAGCCAACACGCCGCAGCCGGTTCGCATCAGCGTGAGCGTCCGTGCGCTGCTGCAGTAG